In Salmo salar chromosome ssa15, Ssal_v3.1, whole genome shotgun sequence, one genomic interval encodes:
- the LOC106571796 gene encoding osteopetrosis-associated transmembrane protein 1 isoform X2: MYIFQVAALLIALLYYGNAQTFTVAVNSTILGSELSADGLKQLAAAVASQSPVFQPSRGSYFSLNLLSAFPEDLEVSDYCVELLAIFGQRYSTYVNCLVSAARPVKVCQNCYGTYDNLMEIYTNISSDQMGPGNVSCRDSLLRSDRLMLVFLLYNNLKDIWTGSECNSCVSLGLHSLTNDTLYFMATLNQSLRCFEKFQQGNHSALCKECKTTYRGLNELYSRMEKNRTLCIDIEDSRMFLSSPCPASCSFCPSSST, encoded by the exons ATGTATATCTTCCAGGTGGCTGCGTTATTGATAGCGTTGCTATATTATGGCAATGCTCAAACGTTTACTGTCGCTGTGAACTCCACCATCCTGGGTTCAGAGTTGAGCGCAGACGGCTTGAAGCAGCTCGCTGCGGCAGTGGCGTCGCAGTCGCCCGTGTTTCAGCCTAGCCGCGGTTCCTATTTTTCTCTCAATCTGTTGTCGGCGTTTCCAGAAGATCTGGAGGTCAGCGATTACTGCGTCGAGCTGCTGGCTATCTTTGGGCAGCGATATTCAACATATGTGAATTGTTTGGTGTCCGCCGCGCGTCCTGTCAAAGTGTGCCAAAATTGTTATGGCACCTACGACAACCTTATGGAAATTTACACAAACATATCATCAGACCAG ATGGGCCCAGGGAATGTGAGCTGCAGAGACAGCCTCCTGCGTTCTGATAGGCTGATGTTGGTGTTCCTGCTCTACAACAACCTGAAGGACATCTGGACTGGTTCAGAATGTAACA GTTGTGTAAGCCTGGGACTCCACAGCCTGACCAATGACACCCTTTACTTCATGGCCACTCTAAACCAGTCCCTCAGATGTTTTGAGAAGTTCCAACAG GGGAACCACTCAGCGCTATGTAAGGAGTGCAAGACCACATACAGAGGACTGAATGAGCTGTACAGCCGCATGGAGAAGAATCGCACACTCTGCATCGACATTGAGGACTCT AGAATGTTCCTGTCATCGCCGTGTCCAGCTTCATGCTCTTTCTGCCCATCATCTTCTACTTGA
- the LOC106571796 gene encoding osteopetrosis-associated transmembrane protein 1 isoform X1, with the protein MYIFQVAALLIALLYYGNAQTFTVAVNSTILGSELSADGLKQLAAAVASQSPVFQPSRGSYFSLNLLSAFPEDLEVSDYCVELLAIFGQRYSTYVNCLVSAARPVKVCQNCYGTYDNLMEIYTNISSDQMGPGNVSCRDSLLRSDRLMLVFLLYNNLKDIWTGSECNSCVSLGLHSLTNDTLYFMATLNQSLRCFEKFQQGNHSALCKECKTTYRGLNELYSRMEKNRTLCIDIEDSMNMTRRLWSKNFNCSFPRAENVPVIAVSSFMLFLPIIFYLSSFLHSEQKKRKLIQPKRAKSNTSLVNIQDRLS; encoded by the exons ATGTATATCTTCCAGGTGGCTGCGTTATTGATAGCGTTGCTATATTATGGCAATGCTCAAACGTTTACTGTCGCTGTGAACTCCACCATCCTGGGTTCAGAGTTGAGCGCAGACGGCTTGAAGCAGCTCGCTGCGGCAGTGGCGTCGCAGTCGCCCGTGTTTCAGCCTAGCCGCGGTTCCTATTTTTCTCTCAATCTGTTGTCGGCGTTTCCAGAAGATCTGGAGGTCAGCGATTACTGCGTCGAGCTGCTGGCTATCTTTGGGCAGCGATATTCAACATATGTGAATTGTTTGGTGTCCGCCGCGCGTCCTGTCAAAGTGTGCCAAAATTGTTATGGCACCTACGACAACCTTATGGAAATTTACACAAACATATCATCAGACCAG ATGGGCCCAGGGAATGTGAGCTGCAGAGACAGCCTCCTGCGTTCTGATAGGCTGATGTTGGTGTTCCTGCTCTACAACAACCTGAAGGACATCTGGACTGGTTCAGAATGTAACA GTTGTGTAAGCCTGGGACTCCACAGCCTGACCAATGACACCCTTTACTTCATGGCCACTCTAAACCAGTCCCTCAGATGTTTTGAGAAGTTCCAACAG GGGAACCACTCAGCGCTATGTAAGGAGTGCAAGACCACATACAGAGGACTGAATGAGCTGTACAGCCGCATGGAGAAGAATCGCACACTCTGCATCGACATTGAGGACTCT ATGAATATGACCCGCAGACTGTGGAGCAAGAATTTCAATTGTTCCTTCCCCCGGGCAGAGAATGTTCCTGTCATCGCCGTGTCCAGCTTCATGCTCTTTCTGCCCATCATCTTCTACTTGAGCAGTTTCCTTCACTCGGAACAAAAGAAACGCAAGCTCATACAAC CCAAACGAGCCAAGTCCAACACCAGCCTCGTGAACATCCAGGACAGGTtaagctga